In Xyrauchen texanus isolate HMW12.3.18 chromosome 13, RBS_HiC_50CHRs, whole genome shotgun sequence, a single genomic region encodes these proteins:
- the LOC127653799 gene encoding fibronectin type III domain-containing protein 9-like — MTITIQNITTTSAIVNWPSSPSCIDTFYSVMYNLNWNSLPMGYTRKSFLREDRVPVSQTSTSVGNLSPQTTYILCVTCQSANPTREQCQVFSTLDDGTELGENGRELAMGVWLASSILLLIIALALLWGCLHTMCPSKRDTDQHNQPGSNPPHLALMPMGGDMASEGRKHLYMPSCSEKDSQNATVIENPFREEQGRELGNGPSREHRVAN; from the coding sequence ATGACAATCACCATTCAGAACATCACTACCACCTCTGCCATCGTCAACTGGCCCTCGTCCCCCAGTTGCATAGACACGTTCTACAGCGTCATGTACAACCTAAACTGGAACAGCCTTCCAATGGGTTACACACGCAAGAGCTTCCTGCGTGAGGACAGGGTTCCTGTGAGCCAGACCTCAACCAGTGTGGGCAACCTCAGTCCACAGACTACTTACATACTGTGCGTCACATGCCAGTCTGCCAACCCCACCAGAGAGCAGTGCCAGGTCTTCAGTACTCTGGATGATGGAACAGAGCTTGGAGAGAATGGTAGGGAGCTGGCCATGGGAGTCTGGTTGGCCAGCAGTATCCTTCTTCTAATCATTGCCTTGGCTCTGCTTTGGGGATGTCTCCACACTATGTGTCCATCAAAGAGAGACACAGACCAGCATAACCAGCCAGGTTCTAACCCTCCTCACCTGGCTCTGATGCCAATGGGTGGGGATATGGCAAGTGAGGGAAGAAAACATCTGTACATGCCAAGCTGTAGCGAAAAGGACTCTCAGAACGCAACAGTGATTGAGAACCCTTTTCGAGAAGAGCAAGGAAGAGAACTGGGAAACGGGCCAAGTCGTGAACACAGAGTAGCAAACTGA